The Phycisphaerae bacterium genome includes the window AAAGCGATAGTAACAGTAGGTGAGACGGGCGCCGGTCAGACCTTCGAGCAAGTCCAGAATCCGCTCCCGATCGTCGAACGCGTACAGCAACGGGGTGAAGCCACCCAGATCTAGCAGGAACGCACCCCACCAAACCAGATGGCTGGATATCCGATTCAGCTCCGACGTGATGACCCGGATGTACTCGGCCCGCGGAGGAACCTGAATCCTGGCCGCCCGCTCGACCACTCCCACAAACGCGTGGGTGTACATCATCGCCGACAGGTAATCGATCCGGCTGGTGTTGGGCAAAAACTGGGCATAGCTCCGGTTCTCGCCCATCTTCTCCTGCATCCGGTGGATGTACCCGCAGACCGGCTCCGCCTCGACGACGTATTCACCGTCCATCGTCAACCGGAGCCGCAGCACACCATGCGTGGCCGGATGCTGCGGCCCCAGATTGAGCACGAACGTCTCGCGGCCGGCGGCCCCGGAGGAAGGCGCTTCTTTGACCGTCACGAGTTGAAGTCCTTCCTCAGCGGGTGATAAGTGGCGTCCTCTGGCAGCAAGAACGGCGTCAGGTCCGGGTGCCCCACGAACCGGATGCCGAAGAAATCGTGCGTCTCGCGCTCGTGCCAGTTCGCCCCGGGAAACACGGTGCTGATCGTCGGAACCTCGGGGTCCTCACGGGGCACACGCGTTCGTATGGCCACCCGAAGCCGCTCCGTCGGGTGAAAGAAGTCGTAGACGACCTCCATCTGGCCCTCGGCCAGCCAATCCACGCCGGTAACCGTGTCAATGGCGAATCCGCTCTTGTCCAGCTCACCGGCCACCGCGACAACCTGGTCCGGAGCAACACTCGCGTCCAGATGAACGCCTCGCTCCGCGTAGTCCACAACCTGAAACGGCACCGCCAGATGTGCCAGGGGATTCGGCCTCAGCGCAGGCACCCCGCCGGGCACGGCCGACCCGTTCAAGGCC containing:
- a CDS encoding NADH-quinone oxidoreductase subunit C translates to MSGDIPSEKAALNGSAVPGGVPALRPNPLAHLAVPFQVVDYAERGVHLDASVAPDQVVAVAGELDKSGFAIDTVTGVDWLAEGQMEVVYDFFHPTERLRVAIRTRVPREDPEVPTISTVFPGANWHERETHDFFGIRFVGHPDLTPFLLPEDATYHPLRKDFNS